A stretch of Spirosoma oryzicola DNA encodes these proteins:
- a CDS encoding M23 family metallopeptidase — protein sequence MKSVIVTVVLGLVVSLTHAQSKKSASAEPSKSVSVAQGEVARWAGNCLRCSFEKRAWAAVNGTCYYPVDMDMKPGQYTVSRRTTGGKLESAQLTVTPKECQQEDITNFPKKEYINVSAQNQARAAKEATVINPLIRYKETVRPAVFDLPAGKPAEPLPKGEGNFGACRTFNGQPRDRHTGQDYPVSAGKPVLSVGNGRVLLAANHFYSGNSVYIDHGNGLISEYFHLKSYQVKPNQTVTKGQKIGLVGETGRVTGPHLHFGVRWHGACINPGFLLIDPADIPEVK from the coding sequence ATGAAAAGCGTAATCGTAACAGTCGTGCTGGGCCTTGTTGTTAGCCTGACGCACGCGCAAAGCAAAAAGTCTGCTTCCGCCGAACCGTCTAAGTCCGTTAGTGTCGCTCAAGGCGAAGTTGCTCGCTGGGCGGGTAATTGCCTGCGTTGTAGTTTTGAAAAACGAGCCTGGGCGGCTGTCAACGGTACGTGTTATTATCCGGTAGACATGGACATGAAGCCCGGCCAGTATACCGTTTCGCGCCGGACAACGGGTGGCAAACTAGAATCGGCTCAGCTAACCGTTACGCCGAAAGAATGCCAGCAGGAAGACATCACCAACTTTCCCAAAAAAGAATATATCAATGTCTCGGCCCAGAATCAGGCACGCGCTGCCAAAGAAGCAACGGTTATTAATCCGCTGATTCGTTACAAAGAAACGGTGCGTCCGGCGGTTTTCGATCTGCCCGCTGGTAAGCCTGCCGAACCCTTGCCAAAAGGTGAAGGTAATTTCGGAGCCTGCCGAACCTTTAACGGGCAGCCTCGGGACCGGCACACGGGACAGGACTATCCAGTAAGTGCTGGTAAACCTGTACTGAGCGTTGGGAATGGCCGCGTACTGTTGGCCGCGAATCATTTTTACAGCGGTAATTCAGTTTACATCGACCACGGTAACGGGCTGATCAGCGAATACTTCCATTTAAAGAGCTATCAGGTAAAACCCAATCAAACGGTTACCAAGGGACAGAAAATTGGCCTCGTTGGTGAAACCGGACGTGTAACCGGACCTCATCTGCACTTTGGCGTGCGTTGGCACGGAGCCTGCATCAATCCGGGCTTTCTGTTGATTGACCCCGCCGATATTCCGGAAGTGAAGTAA
- a CDS encoding SDR family NAD(P)-dependent oxidoreductase: protein METQPNGKTALITGASSGIGRELTRLFAKDGYKLVLIGRDEESLQQQTYNLKNQYGTQATIIRKDLADPKAPEEIYAETSQQGLTIDVLVNDAGFGHYGLFATETDLQKELDVVQVNAVALMHLTKLYLKDMVARNEGKILMLGSEVSVVPNPMMAVYGATKAFIKSFSEAIRNELKDTNVTVTVLMPGATNTDFFNKAGAAHVKGADPQKTANPSDVAKEGYEALMQGKDHVVAGWANKARVALGHVLPDPLLAAQTRKDMTPKEEAEQAQKKSIGLALVVGAAVLGGLWLLSQNKSAVRSVEAYGKGLPKKARFKAKMAGRSAQDALASVGDSVKGAYHHAKATVEEAVV, encoded by the coding sequence ATGGAAACACAACCTAATGGAAAAACGGCCCTGATAACAGGCGCATCCAGCGGTATTGGCCGCGAACTGACTCGACTCTTCGCCAAAGATGGCTACAAGCTGGTATTGATCGGTCGCGACGAAGAAAGTTTGCAACAGCAGACTTACAATCTTAAGAATCAATACGGTACGCAGGCTACAATCATTCGCAAAGATCTGGCGGACCCAAAAGCGCCTGAAGAGATCTACGCCGAAACGAGTCAGCAGGGATTGACGATTGATGTCTTGGTCAACGACGCGGGCTTCGGTCACTATGGTCTGTTTGCTACGGAAACAGATCTACAGAAAGAACTCGATGTTGTACAGGTGAATGCGGTGGCACTGATGCATCTGACCAAACTGTACTTGAAAGACATGGTCGCCCGGAACGAGGGAAAAATTCTGATGCTTGGTTCGGAAGTATCCGTTGTCCCTAACCCGATGATGGCGGTATACGGAGCAACCAAGGCGTTTATCAAATCGTTCTCCGAAGCAATTCGTAACGAGTTGAAAGATACGAACGTAACGGTTACTGTGCTCATGCCCGGTGCAACCAACACGGACTTCTTCAACAAAGCGGGGGCTGCTCATGTCAAAGGAGCCGATCCGCAAAAAACGGCCAACCCATCGGATGTTGCCAAAGAAGGTTATGAAGCACTCATGCAGGGTAAAGATCACGTCGTAGCAGGCTGGGCGAACAAAGCACGCGTAGCACTAGGTCACGTTTTGCCTGATCCGCTACTAGCGGCCCAAACACGCAAAGACATGACGCCGAAAGAGGAAGCGGAACAAGCGCAGAAAAAATCGATTGGTCTTGCGCTCGTAGTTGGCGCAGCAGTGCTTGGTGGACTGTGGTTATTATCGCAGAATAAGTCGGCGGTCCGGTCCGTTGAAGCCTACGGAAAGGGCTTACCCAAAAAGGCGCGCTTCAAAGCCAAAATGGCTGGCCGGTCGGCGCAGGACGCACTGGCATCGGTCGGCGACTCTGTCAAAGGGGCTTACCACCACGCTAAAGCAACAGTCGAAGAAGCGGTTGTATAA
- a CDS encoding FkbM family methyltransferase: protein MKTLVDVTKKVMGIHPQQGVKPLANLVHVGSEFHGYFVPENFLTSESVCYCVGAGEDISFDTELKARFDARVYIFDPTPEGINHFQKLKEYTQAGKTLTIHNEPPNDSYPFTYRLSTEQIDAVTYVNIGVWDQKTVLRFFEPQKENYVSHSVYLFKDSEKYIEAPVDRLSNLMKMLNHTTVDLVKLEIEGAEYTVIDTIVEDKPDVKMILVEFDEVHNVTDKGYHFRIKNACAKLRKAGYVLVHSTESLKRTFVREDVHTSLIKTETAPS, encoded by the coding sequence ATGAAAACTCTTGTAGACGTTACAAAAAAAGTAATGGGAATACACCCCCAGCAAGGTGTAAAGCCACTGGCTAACCTGGTGCATGTTGGCTCCGAATTTCATGGATACTTTGTTCCCGAAAATTTCCTGACAAGCGAGTCCGTCTGTTACTGTGTAGGAGCGGGAGAGGACATTTCGTTTGATACCGAATTAAAAGCCCGGTTCGACGCGCGGGTTTACATTTTTGATCCAACGCCAGAAGGCATCAATCATTTTCAAAAACTAAAGGAGTACACACAGGCCGGAAAGACGTTGACGATTCATAACGAACCGCCTAATGACTCGTACCCGTTCACGTACCGTTTATCCACGGAGCAAATCGATGCGGTTACCTACGTAAACATTGGCGTCTGGGATCAGAAAACAGTCCTGCGCTTCTTTGAGCCGCAAAAGGAAAACTACGTTTCGCATTCGGTTTATCTGTTCAAAGATTCCGAAAAGTACATCGAAGCACCCGTTGACCGCCTGAGTAATCTCATGAAGATGCTCAACCACACGACCGTTGATCTGGTCAAGCTGGAGATTGAAGGAGCCGAGTATACCGTAATCGATACAATCGTCGAGGATAAACCGGACGTAAAGATGATCCTGGTCGAGTTCGACGAGGTCCATAACGTTACCGATAAAGGCTATCATTTCCGCATCAAAAACGCCTGTGCCAAGCTACGGAAAGCGGGTTACGTACTCGTACATTCTACCGAATCGTTGAAACGTACGTTTGTGCGGGAGGACGTTCATACGTCGTTGATTAAGACCGAAACGGCCCCCAGTTAA
- a CDS encoding alpha-amylase family protein yields MKHILPLLFVTLLVSCQTKTSENESKKTPPVPLATDFIEELWYKNALVYSVDVEVFKDSNNDGVGDFKGLTQSLDYLKTLGVDAIWLAPFQPTPNKDDGYDVADFYGIDQRLGTNQDFDELIKQASQRSIRVMMDLVTNHTSDQHPWFKQARQQKNSPYRSWYVWSKERPKKWDTGMVFPGVQKAVWTYDKQAGEYYYHRFYDFQPDLNMQNPAVQREMRKIVKYWLDKGIAGFRVDAVPFLIEVANPDFDPDKPEHQFDIITQLHQYIQWHKRDAILLGEANVDPKEQEPFFGKDGENMQTMFNFFANQHLFYALASGETKLLRKALHDTKDIPPTAQWAHFLRNHDEIDLGRLSDEERDKVYKRFGPDSTMQLYDRGIRRRLAPMLGDRRLVELAYSMLFSLPGMPVIRYGEEIGMGDDLKLEERLSVRTPMQWSSATNGGFSNAPKTVRPVISQGPYGYTSINVAAQRADSASLLNKVTQLARLRKQCPEIGWGNWELVDTGSQHVLAIRYDWQGRSLLMVHNFSPEPQQCQISTQLKAQTQLVNLLDNSQRQVGKDGAYTTQLPGYGYTWYRLKK; encoded by the coding sequence ATGAAACATATACTTCCCCTTCTCTTTGTAACGCTACTCGTTTCCTGCCAGACAAAAACATCGGAGAATGAATCCAAGAAAACACCACCCGTTCCGCTGGCAACTGACTTTATTGAGGAACTATGGTATAAGAATGCACTTGTTTACAGCGTAGATGTTGAGGTCTTTAAAGATTCGAACAACGACGGTGTTGGTGACTTCAAGGGGCTGACGCAATCGTTGGATTATCTCAAAACGCTGGGGGTCGATGCAATCTGGCTAGCCCCTTTTCAGCCGACACCCAACAAAGATGATGGGTACGATGTCGCTGATTTTTACGGCATCGACCAGCGCCTGGGCACTAATCAGGACTTCGACGAATTAATTAAACAAGCCAGCCAGCGAAGCATTCGGGTGATGATGGATCTGGTTACCAACCACACGTCCGATCAGCACCCGTGGTTTAAGCAGGCCCGTCAGCAAAAGAATTCGCCGTACCGGTCATGGTATGTCTGGTCGAAAGAGCGGCCAAAAAAGTGGGATACGGGTATGGTATTTCCGGGTGTTCAGAAAGCTGTCTGGACGTACGACAAGCAAGCGGGGGAGTATTATTATCACCGCTTTTATGACTTTCAGCCAGACCTGAACATGCAGAACCCGGCGGTGCAGCGGGAAATGCGCAAGATTGTCAAGTACTGGCTCGACAAAGGAATTGCCGGTTTTCGGGTGGATGCCGTTCCGTTCCTGATCGAAGTAGCGAATCCCGATTTCGACCCGGATAAGCCGGAACATCAGTTTGACATCATTACGCAGTTGCACCAGTACATCCAATGGCATAAGCGTGACGCAATTCTGTTGGGCGAAGCCAATGTCGACCCGAAAGAGCAGGAGCCTTTTTTTGGTAAAGACGGGGAGAACATGCAGACAATGTTCAACTTCTTCGCGAACCAGCACCTTTTCTACGCCCTGGCAAGTGGTGAAACCAAGCTACTACGGAAAGCCCTGCACGATACCAAAGACATTCCACCAACGGCCCAGTGGGCGCATTTTTTGCGCAACCACGATGAAATTGACCTCGGTCGGCTGAGTGATGAAGAGCGGGATAAGGTTTACAAACGATTCGGCCCTGACTCAACGATGCAACTTTACGACCGGGGCATTCGGCGTCGGTTAGCGCCTATGCTGGGCGACCGGCGTCTGGTCGAGTTGGCGTACAGCATGCTTTTTTCGTTACCTGGAATGCCGGTTATCCGGTACGGCGAAGAGATTGGCATGGGCGATGACCTGAAGCTGGAAGAGCGGTTATCGGTTCGAACACCTATGCAGTGGTCTAGCGCTACGAACGGCGGCTTTTCGAATGCACCAAAAACCGTTCGGCCCGTCATCAGTCAGGGTCCCTACGGCTATACGTCGATCAATGTAGCGGCCCAGCGTGCCGATTCAGCCTCGCTGCTGAACAAGGTGACCCAACTGGCCCGTTTGCGCAAACAATGTCCAGAGATCGGTTGGGGAAACTGGGAACTGGTCGATACGGGCTCCCAGCACGTTTTGGCTATTCGGTACGATTGGCAGGGACGGTCGTTGTTGATGGTGCATAACTTTAGTCCAGAGCCGCAGCAATGCCAGATCAGCACGCAATTGAAGGCGCAGACTCAACTGGTTAACCTTCTGGACAACAGCCAGCGTCAAGTTGGGAAAGATGGTGCGTACACGACTCAACTGCCGGGCTATGGCTATACGTGGTATCGCCTGAAAAAGTAA
- a CDS encoding DUF1206 domain-containing protein, whose amino-acid sequence MIATETIKQRSLQGIERLAKASYIAKAVFYGSIAVFTAKFAFGERNADPSRKQVLEQLTISPFGKVLIAFIAVALAGHTLWRLFEIWNDPYKKGNGPGGWLYRLNYTLSAITYGGLGFTAVKLLLGKGSGDDNQKQIWVAKLLQIEGGDWLVILVGSIFITWAGIQFYKGLSGCVYKGLQLEGVNRIGKGFLWLCGLVGFLTVGSTLAGTGWYLIKGALAKDPHWVKNMDDIIKAVKTLPGGWGLQLGVATGFLLMGCFMLAMARYFPVKTIE is encoded by the coding sequence ATGATCGCTACAGAAACAATCAAGCAAAGGTCTTTACAAGGTATCGAAAGACTAGCCAAAGCCAGTTATATCGCGAAAGCCGTATTCTATGGGTCAATCGCCGTCTTTACCGCCAAGTTTGCCTTTGGAGAGCGTAATGCAGATCCGAGTCGCAAACAGGTGCTGGAACAATTGACCATCAGCCCCTTCGGAAAGGTTTTGATTGCCTTTATTGCGGTGGCATTGGCAGGGCATACCCTGTGGCGACTGTTCGAAATCTGGAATGATCCTTACAAAAAAGGAAACGGTCCAGGCGGGTGGCTTTACCGGCTCAATTACACCCTTAGTGCCATTACATACGGCGGTTTAGGTTTCACGGCGGTAAAGCTATTGCTGGGCAAGGGTAGCGGAGACGATAACCAGAAACAGATCTGGGTGGCCAAGCTATTGCAGATCGAAGGAGGAGATTGGCTGGTCATACTGGTTGGTAGTATTTTCATTACCTGGGCGGGTATTCAGTTCTACAAGGGCTTGTCGGGTTGTGTTTATAAAGGACTACAGCTCGAAGGCGTAAATCGTATAGGGAAAGGCTTTCTGTGGCTTTGCGGTCTGGTGGGATTCCTGACAGTGGGTAGCACATTGGCCGGAACGGGCTGGTATCTGATCAAAGGCGCTTTGGCCAAAGATCCGCACTGGGTCAAAAATATGGATGATATCATCAAGGCTGTCAAAACGCTGCCCGGCGGGTGGGGGCTTCAGTTGGGAGTTGCCACCGGATTTTTGTTAATGGGTTGCTTCATGCTGGCAATGGCTCGTTACTTTCCCGTCAAAACAATAGAATAA
- a CDS encoding DUF421 domain-containing protein translates to MNKEEIKLGDWQRILFGNAPIEFLAEVFVRTMLIYLILLVVMRLLGKRMNGQLTNLELAVMLTMGAIVSPAMQLPDRGFLAGVMAMICALIFLRGTNSLGFRSSKAETIIQGTETVIVKDGIIQLDKMASNRLSHQQIYAALRSENVYNLGKVKRLYLEAYGIFSIYKDEKGKPGLSILPPLDPEIQSIHQHPDEKILACSNCGYTLPAEPKPGTCPSCHAEQWSEAIL, encoded by the coding sequence ATGAATAAGGAAGAGATAAAGTTAGGCGATTGGCAGCGGATCTTATTCGGGAATGCTCCCATTGAATTCTTGGCAGAAGTGTTTGTTCGGACGATGCTGATTTACCTCATACTGCTGGTTGTGATGCGGCTGCTGGGGAAACGGATGAACGGCCAGTTAACCAACTTAGAACTAGCGGTTATGCTTACGATGGGGGCCATCGTTTCTCCGGCTATGCAGTTACCGGATCGTGGTTTTTTGGCGGGTGTGATGGCGATGATCTGCGCCCTGATTTTTCTGCGGGGAACAAACTCATTAGGGTTCAGGAGCAGCAAAGCAGAAACGATCATTCAGGGTACCGAAACGGTGATCGTTAAAGACGGAATTATCCAGTTGGATAAGATGGCGAGTAATCGCTTATCGCATCAGCAGATTTATGCGGCTTTACGGAGCGAAAATGTGTACAATTTGGGGAAGGTGAAGCGGCTGTACCTGGAAGCGTACGGCATATTCAGCATTTACAAGGACGAAAAAGGAAAGCCTGGCTTATCCATACTACCTCCTTTAGATCCTGAAATTCAATCGATTCACCAACATCCAGACGAAAAAATCCTAGCCTGTAGCAATTGCGGTTACACCCTACCAGCCGAGCCAAAGCCGGGCACCTGCCCAAGCTGTCATGCGGAGCAATGGAGTGAAGCGATACTTTAA
- a CDS encoding zinc-dependent alcohol dehydrogenase: protein MKAAVFHKVGDIRYETMDDPRIEQSRDVILRITSTAICGSDLHIYDGFLPQLRNEVLGHEFMGIVEDVGSGVTNLKKGDRVVVPFTIACGKCYFCEHHLEMHCENSNPEFYGPDGGLLTQKGGGLFGYSDLYGGYNGGQAEYVRVPYADYGLRHVPEGLKDEQVLFLTDIFPTGWSSIEWGELKGGETVAIFGSGPVGLMAQKSAWLQGAGRVIAIDPLEYRLERARRVNKVETLNPNEVDVVEAIRSMTEGRGADLCVDAVGMEADRSFLEKAKAVINLEKGTPKILELCFQAVRRGGIVSVVGVYGTPFDNFSVGRMFDKGITVRFGQSFVHKNIDHLLDLVVQGKVVLDDIVSHVLPLSEISHGYDIFKKKQDDCTKVILKP, encoded by the coding sequence ATGAAAGCAGCCGTTTTTCACAAAGTTGGCGACATCCGTTATGAAACAATGGATGATCCCAGAATCGAACAATCGCGGGACGTTATCCTGCGCATCACGTCAACCGCCATTTGCGGCTCCGATCTGCACATTTACGATGGTTTTTTGCCTCAGCTTCGCAATGAGGTACTTGGCCACGAGTTCATGGGTATCGTCGAAGACGTAGGCTCGGGCGTAACCAACCTTAAAAAAGGGGATCGCGTCGTTGTTCCGTTTACGATTGCCTGCGGAAAGTGTTATTTCTGTGAACATCACTTGGAAATGCACTGCGAAAATTCTAACCCCGAGTTTTACGGCCCGGACGGTGGTCTGCTGACCCAAAAAGGTGGTGGATTGTTTGGTTACTCTGACCTGTATGGTGGCTACAACGGCGGACAGGCTGAATACGTGCGTGTTCCGTACGCTGACTACGGCTTGCGCCATGTTCCGGAAGGGTTAAAGGATGAACAAGTATTATTCCTGACGGACATTTTTCCGACTGGATGGAGTTCCATCGAGTGGGGCGAACTGAAAGGAGGGGAAACCGTTGCCATTTTCGGTTCAGGACCCGTAGGGCTTATGGCTCAGAAATCGGCCTGGCTGCAAGGGGCGGGGCGGGTTATTGCTATCGACCCCCTCGAATACCGGCTGGAACGAGCCCGACGCGTCAACAAGGTCGAAACGCTGAACCCCAATGAGGTTGACGTAGTTGAAGCCATTCGCAGCATGACCGAGGGGCGCGGAGCCGACCTGTGCGTCGATGCCGTTGGTATGGAAGCCGACCGTAGCTTTCTGGAGAAAGCGAAGGCGGTGATCAACCTCGAAAAAGGAACGCCTAAAATACTGGAGCTTTGCTTTCAGGCCGTACGACGGGGTGGAATCGTATCGGTTGTTGGGGTGTACGGAACACCGTTCGACAACTTCTCTGTAGGGCGGATGTTTGACAAAGGCATTACGGTTCGTTTTGGCCAGTCGTTCGTTCACAAAAATATTGATCACCTACTAGATCTGGTGGTGCAGGGTAAGGTGGTGCTGGACGATATCGTATCGCACGTACTACCCCTGTCGGAGATCTCGCACGGCTACGACATCTTCAAGAAAAAACAGGATGACTGTACCAAGGTGATCCTGAAACCCTGA
- a CDS encoding capsule assembly Wzi family protein, with protein MPIRLRLVSFFWVMFLPAWAQSGRSINYSAELGGLVATTPQIPFWLRSNQYGTVPLRGSFGTVRLGAEKTYRPRPDSASRRKSRFDWGFGVNVVANAGYQKEPNQPTVLLPQAYVKLRFGALELVGGNRMEVFGLGDTVLTSGFVAWSGNALPFPKIQLHTPDFVPIGFTKNLIAIRAGYAHGWFANSYIQGSYLHQKYIYARLGKPSWRMRFYGGLNHQVQWGGHADYLVGTQLAVNGHLPTSFQDYLSMVIGHYPDALQNDRFTDFDGTNRVGNHIGSYDVALEWIGTNQNWLLYHQHIYEDASGLALQNVPDGLTGLRFLNHNTTASSFFKLRRWVVECLSTTNQSGPTFDQTARYQGGDNYFNHSQYKEGWTYRGKTIGTPFLAPYTTLAEPVANLGGSFFPNNRVVAWYTGMEGVFRHGPSLKVRLSYSRNFGTFNQSYPHPFHQFSALASAQWSLSRRLGTTLLTTVAIDRGELFPNTVGSFVSIRKVW; from the coding sequence ATGCCGATACGTTTACGTTTAGTAAGCTTTTTCTGGGTCATGTTCCTGCCTGCCTGGGCGCAATCAGGTCGTTCAATAAACTACTCCGCTGAGTTGGGCGGCTTGGTAGCAACGACGCCACAGATACCTTTCTGGCTGCGGAGCAACCAATACGGTACAGTACCCCTGCGCGGTTCTTTCGGTACGGTACGACTTGGTGCGGAAAAAACTTACAGACCCAGGCCCGATTCAGCTTCCCGCCGTAAATCGCGCTTCGATTGGGGGTTCGGGGTCAATGTGGTAGCCAATGCTGGTTATCAAAAAGAGCCGAATCAGCCAACTGTTCTTCTGCCGCAAGCCTACGTGAAATTGCGCTTCGGTGCACTCGAATTAGTTGGTGGTAACCGGATGGAGGTGTTCGGACTGGGCGATACGGTGCTGACATCGGGCTTTGTGGCCTGGTCGGGCAATGCGCTTCCTTTTCCTAAAATTCAATTGCACACGCCTGATTTTGTGCCAATCGGTTTTACCAAAAACCTGATTGCCATCCGCGCGGGCTACGCACACGGATGGTTCGCCAACAGCTACATTCAGGGCAGCTACCTGCACCAGAAATACATTTACGCGCGTCTGGGAAAACCTAGCTGGCGAATGCGCTTTTACGGCGGCCTGAACCACCAGGTACAATGGGGAGGCCACGCTGACTACCTGGTCGGCACGCAACTGGCGGTGAACGGACACCTGCCTACCTCCTTTCAGGATTATCTGTCGATGGTAATCGGTCATTATCCCGACGCCCTCCAGAACGACCGCTTTACCGACTTTGATGGAACCAACCGGGTTGGCAATCATATCGGTAGTTACGATGTGGCTTTGGAATGGATTGGCACGAATCAGAACTGGTTACTTTACCACCAGCATATTTACGAAGATGCATCCGGACTAGCGTTACAGAACGTACCCGATGGCCTGACGGGACTTCGCTTCCTGAACCACAACACGACCGCAAGTTCTTTTTTCAAGCTGCGTCGGTGGGTGGTCGAGTGCCTTAGCACAACCAATCAAAGCGGGCCGACATTCGATCAGACAGCCCGTTATCAGGGGGGTGATAACTACTTTAATCACAGTCAGTACAAAGAAGGATGGACGTATCGGGGCAAAACGATAGGAACGCCTTTCCTCGCTCCGTACACGACACTGGCCGAACCCGTTGCCAACCTTGGCGGAAGTTTTTTCCCGAACAATCGGGTTGTAGCGTGGTACACCGGTATGGAAGGTGTATTTCGGCATGGGCCATCGCTAAAGGTCCGATTATCGTACAGTCGCAACTTCGGCACGTTCAATCAATCGTACCCGCACCCCTTTCACCAATTCTCGGCGCTGGCCTCGGCGCAATGGTCACTCAGCCGTCGCCTGGGCACTACGCTGCTGACAACCGTAGCCATTGATCGGGGCGAGTTATTTCCCAACACGGTCGGGAGCTTTGTCAGCATACGAAAGGTTTGGTAA
- a CDS encoding DUF421 domain-containing protein, whose amino-acid sequence MNKEDINIYDWPRILIGEVPVIFYVEILIRATAVYLLLVVAMRLMGRRMASQLSRNEMAAMVSLAAAIGIPILDASRGLLPAFVIALVVVFTQRLVSYIAAKNEKFETLSQGDKSTLVENAVIQLANLKGTVVTRELLFAQLRSSGLIHLGHVKRLYMEANGSFTLIEDSNPKPGLSLLPEWDTEFVDQQEKAPGQYVCHHCGNAQPGAGREETAFCSNCGHQEWVPALK is encoded by the coding sequence ATGAATAAGGAAGATATCAATATATACGATTGGCCGCGAATTCTGATTGGAGAAGTTCCGGTTATCTTTTACGTCGAAATACTAATCCGGGCAACCGCAGTTTATCTGCTGCTAGTTGTGGCCATGCGGCTGATGGGCCGACGGATGGCGTCTCAGTTGAGCCGCAACGAGATGGCGGCTATGGTATCGCTGGCAGCCGCTATCGGGATTCCGATTCTGGACGCCAGTCGGGGTTTATTACCGGCTTTCGTTATCGCTCTGGTGGTCGTATTTACTCAGCGTCTTGTTTCCTACATCGCGGCAAAGAATGAAAAGTTTGAAACGCTTTCTCAGGGTGATAAAAGCACACTCGTTGAGAACGCTGTCATCCAGTTGGCCAATCTGAAAGGAACAGTTGTTACGCGTGAGCTTTTGTTTGCTCAGCTTCGGTCAAGTGGCCTGATCCACCTGGGTCATGTCAAGCGGCTGTACATGGAAGCCAATGGGTCCTTCACGCTGATTGAAGATTCGAACCCTAAACCAGGACTTTCACTTTTACCCGAATGGGATACGGAATTTGTTGATCAGCAGGAAAAAGCACCGGGTCAATACGTCTGCCACCACTGTGGAAACGCACAGCCCGGTGCTGGTCGCGAAGAAACGGCTTTTTGCAGCAACTGTGGGCATCAGGAGTGGGTACCCGCCCTCAAATGA
- a CDS encoding alpha/beta hydrolase: MKKSFLSGLSLIVLLVACLTACQDHRIPLPGQSIQSNGPKPAYAPDMDPQMLAIIEELGRLNPTPLYTLSPQEARMRPSVKDAVNSLLDKNKIVAPKSNVSISQRMIPGWGGTPIRIVIYTPAGASSSAPVIVYMHGGGWVIASPEVYESSSVALAQNTGAVVVSVDYRLAPENKFPTAHEDSYAAYKWVKENAASISGNPAKVAVAGESAGGNMAVTVSMMARDRGLSLPVHILSVYPVANNDLTTESYNKYANAMPLSRPLVEWFVDKYFRSPADGDTPYISLVDVADLRGLPPTTIIAAEIDPLQTEGMQLRDKLGSQGVKVDYRLYTGVTHEFFGTYAIVKKAEEAQAFAAMQLRDAFK, translated from the coding sequence ATGAAAAAATCTTTTCTATCCGGATTATCCCTGATAGTCCTGCTGGTTGCTTGCTTAACTGCCTGTCAGGATCACCGCATTCCGCTTCCCGGTCAGAGTATACAATCGAACGGGCCTAAGCCGGCTTATGCGCCCGACATGGACCCACAAATGCTGGCTATCATTGAAGAACTAGGCCGCCTGAATCCGACACCCTTGTACACGCTATCGCCACAGGAAGCCCGCATGAGACCTTCCGTGAAAGATGCTGTCAATTCGCTGCTCGACAAAAACAAGATTGTTGCCCCTAAATCCAACGTATCCATAAGCCAGCGGATGATTCCAGGTTGGGGCGGTACCCCTATCCGGATCGTTATTTACACACCGGCTGGTGCATCTTCTTCGGCTCCGGTGATCGTGTACATGCACGGCGGTGGCTGGGTTATCGCTAGTCCGGAAGTTTACGAATCGTCGTCGGTAGCACTGGCGCAGAACACGGGTGCGGTGGTTGTTTCGGTTGACTACCGGCTGGCACCGGAGAACAAGTTTCCGACGGCTCACGAAGATTCGTACGCTGCTTACAAGTGGGTGAAAGAAAACGCAGCATCCATCAGCGGCAATCCGGCTAAAGTAGCGGTTGCCGGTGAGAGTGCCGGTGGTAACATGGCTGTTACGGTGAGCATGATGGCCCGCGACCGGGGTTTGTCGTTGCCGGTTCACATTCTGTCGGTTTATCCGGTAGCCAACAACGACCTGACTACGGAGTCGTACAACAAGTACGCGAATGCGATGCCTTTGAGCCGCCCGCTTGTGGAATGGTTCGTTGACAAGTATTTCCGTAGCCCAGCGGACGGTGATACACCGTACATTTCGCTGGTAGACGTTGCTGATCTGCGCGGCTTACCCCCAACAACGATTATCGCGGCTGAAATCGATCCGCTACAAACGGAAGGAATGCAGCTACGCGACAAACTTGGTTCGCAAGGTGTTAAAGTCGATTACCGGCTTTACACAGGCGTAACGCACGAGTTTTTTGGTACGTATGCCATCGTGAAAAAGGCGGAAGAAGCTCAGGCGTTTGCTGCTATGCAGTTGCGTGATGCATTCAAATAA